Proteins encoded by one window of Bubalus bubalis isolate 160015118507 breed Murrah chromosome 4, NDDB_SH_1, whole genome shotgun sequence:
- the LOC102405577 gene encoding DNA dC->dU-editing enzyme APOBEC-3H isoform X3, translated as MGAVLKAGVLGVSMTEGWAGSGLPGQGACVWIPGTRNTMNLLREILFKQQFGNQPRVPAPYYRRKTYLCYQLKQLNDLTLDRGCFRNKKQRHAEIRFIDKINSLDLNPSQSYKIICYITWSPCPNCASELVDFITRNDHLDLQIFASRLYFHWIKPFKRGLQQLREAGISVAVMTHTEFEDCWEQFVDNQSRPFQPWDKLEQYSESIRRRLQRILTSDSR; from the exons ATGGGGGCTGTCCTAAAAGCAGGGGTCCTGGGAGTGTCTATGAcagagggctgggctgggtcAGGCCTTCCTGGGCAAGGAGCTTGCGTTTGGATTCCTGGAACCAG AAACACGATGAATCTGCTAAGAGAAATTCTGTTCAAGCAGCAGTTTGGCAACCAGCCCCGGGTCCCAGCACCTTACTACCGGAGGAAGACCTACCTGTGCTACCAGCTGAAGCAGCTTAATGACTTGACACTTGACAGAGGCTGCTTCCGAAACAAG AAGCAGCGGCATGCAGAAATTCGCTTTATTGACAAGATCAACTCACTGGATCTGAACCCGAGCCAGAGCTACAAAATCATCTGCTATATCACATGGAGCCCTTGCCCGAACTGTGCCAGTGAGCTGGTCGATTTCATCACCAGGAATGACCACCTGGACCTGCAGATCTTTGCCTCCCGCCTGTACTTCCACTGGATCAAGCCGTTTAAGAGGGGGCTGCAGCAGCTGCGGGAAGCTGGGATCTCAGTGGCTGTCATGACCCACACAG AGTTTGAAGACTGCTGGGAACAGTTTGTGGACAACCAGTCGAGGCCCTTCCAGCCCTGGGACAAGCTGGAGCAATACAGTGAGAGCATAAGACGAAGGCTCCAGAGGATCCTAACG AGTGACTCAAGATGA